A region of Pristis pectinata isolate sPriPec2 chromosome 24, sPriPec2.1.pri, whole genome shotgun sequence DNA encodes the following proteins:
- the pgpep1 gene encoding pyroglutamyl-peptidase 1 isoform X4 — protein MATTVTLEKCGHNQGYKGLDNRCYCPDTHCCVQGGPDCLESIVDMDVVCNKITDPQLDVVISVSKDAGRYLCDFTYYTSLHLSHGRSAFIHVPPLGKPYTAEQLGRALQTIIGVMLGMLEHSNAKMNCLLEH, from the exons ATGGCCACTACTGTGACGTTGGAGAAATGTGGGCACAACCAGGGCTACAAAGGGTTGGACAATCGCTGCTACTGCCCAGACACCCACTGCTGCGTTCAGGGAGGGCCAGACTGCCTTGAATCCATCGTCGACATGGATGTTGTGTGCAACAAAATCACGGATCCACAACTAGATGTGGTCATTTCTGTTTCAAAGGACGCGGGAAG GTACCTCTGTGATTTTACCTACTATACCTCTCTGCATCTGAGCCATGGGAGATCAGCCTTTATACATGTCCCTCCACTGGGGAAGCCTTACACAGCTGAGCAGTTGGGAAGGGCTCTCCAAACCATCATTGGGGTGATGCTGGGCATGCTGGAGCATTCTAATGCCAAGATGAACTGCCTGTTGGAGCACTGA